The Acidobacteriota bacterium sequence TCGACCTGGTCACCGCCCGTTTCCTGCTGCGCAAGATCGACGTGGCGATCTTCCTCTGCTTCCTGGCGGCGGCGATCTTGACCCCCACCCCGGACATGATCACCATGACGATCTTCGCGGTGCCGATGCTGGTGCTCTACCTGATCAGCATCGTGGTGGCCTGGCTGGCGCGGCCTCGGACCGGAGGGTGATGCGGCCCCCTCCCGAGGGCTTCGTCTTGCAACTCCTCGACGCTGGAGGAGCCTGGTGGCGGCGCGATCTGGCGACGGCGCTGCGGGAGGCTGGGCTCGATCGCCCCTGGACCCTGGTCGGCGCCCGGCCCGACCTGCCGGGGACGGGTCGCGGGCCCCGGGGGGCGGTGGAGACCGCGGCCGGCAGGGCGTGGATCAAGCAATGCCTGCGGGGCGGCTTTCCCGCCCGTTTCAACGCCGAGCGCTATTTTTCCCTCGATCGCTTCCGTCGCGAGTTGGAGGTCACCGGGAAGGCCCTGGCCGCGGGTTTGCCGGTGCTGCCCACCTGGGGCCTGGTCTTCCGCCGCGCCCGGCCGGGGTGGCGGGTCTGGCAGATCACCCCGCTGGTCGAGCAGGCGCCCGACCTGGCCCGGTGGTTCTCCGGCTCCCTGGCGGCGGAGGAGGCCGCGGGCCTGCTCGAGGCCGCGGTGGCTTTGGCCGCGCGACTGCATGGGGCGGGTCTCTACCACCACGATCTCAACCTGGGCAATCTCCTGGCCCGGGCCCGGCGGGAGGGCGGCTGGGAGTTGACGGTGATCGACCTGGACCGCGCGCTCTGGTACGAGGGAGGCGTGCCGCGTTCCCGGCGGCGCCGGGTCTTCGAACGCCTCGAACGATCGTGGCGGAAGATCCTCGGACCCGACGGGCCGGTCCCCGCCAGGCGGCGGCGGGAGATCTTCGACGCCTATCGCGACGTGGCCCCCGACTCGGTGTAGCGGCGGGACTTGTCCCGATACATCTCCTTGTCGGCCCGGTGCACCAGTTCCTCGAGGGTGGTGCCGTCGAGGGGGAAGCAGGCCCAGCCCGCGCTGATGCCCACGCTGACGTGGTGCTCCCGGTTGCCCGACTTGACCGGGATCTGAGTGGACGCGAGGGTCTGCTGCACGCGGCGGACGATGCGCTCCGCCTCTTCCGGTGACGTCTCCGGCAGCAGGGCGACGAACTCGTCGCCGGCGTAGCGGCAGACGATGTCCTCGTGGCGGAAGGCCTCCCTCAACAGTGCGGCGACCCGCCGCAACACAGCGTCACCCGCCTGGTGACCATAGGTGTCGTTGATCGGTTTGAAACCATCGAGATCGAGCACCACCACCGACAGGGGCAGGCCTTTTCGGGTCGCCCGGGCCAGCTCCTTGTCGAACTGGGAGTAGAGGAAGCGGCTGTTGGGCAGCGATGTCAGGGCGTCGGTCATCGACGTCGTGCGGGTGGACTCGTAGAGCCGGGCGTTGGCCAGGGCCCGGGCGATCTGGGGAACCACCGTGTCGAGTACGCGGAGCTGGTCGGGGTCGAAGACTCGGGCCTGCTCGGCGAAAAAGGCGATCACGCCGCTGGTGCCCGTCTCGTCGGCAATGGGGATGACCGCCTGGGAGACCGGCGGCCGCTCACCACTGGCGACCTGCCGGCCGAGGTCCACCCGCGGGTCGGCGTCGAGTAGGGGCTCGCCGGTTTCGTAGCACCAGCCGATGGTGCCTTCGCCCGGTGCGAAACGGCGGATGTCGAGGATGTCGCTGAGGGGACCGATGGCCGCCTGGGGCAAGAGCATGCGCGCCTGATCGTCGTAGACGTAAAGGCAGGCCGAGGTGGCGGGCATGAGTTCCACCAGGCGATGCAGCACGGTGATCGCCGTGTCCTGCAGGTCGAGGGTGCTGCCGACCTGCCGGGCCAGATCGTAGAGTACGCCCGCCTCCTTCTGAGCCCGGTCGATGTCTTCGAGGGCTTCGGTCTCCTGGGAGGTTTCCTGGGTCGGGCCGTCGGCGCTGATCCGTGCGGCCACGGCCTCCTCGATCTCCGCCGCCTGATCGCAGTAGATCTCGACCAGGGTCGGGTCCAGCTGCCTCCCCGCCAGCTCCGCCATTCTCAGGCGCATGGTTTCGAGCCGCCTGTGTTCGGGCCCCACGTAGGTTATGTGGAGATGATCGAGGGTATCGGCCAGGGCGATCAGTCGCGCGGCGAGAGGGATCTGCTCGTCGCGCAGGCCGTCGGGATAGCCCAGGCCGTCCCAGCGCTCGTGGTGATGGCGGATCGCCTTGCCGAGGGGGAAGGGGAAGGGAATCCCGCCCAAAATCGCCGCCCCGATCGCCGGGTGCCGCCGCAGCCGCTCGGTCTCCCGCTCGCTCAGTTCTTCCGGGGGCTTGCTCAGCAGCTGGTCGGGTACGCCCAGTTTGCCGATGTCGTGCAACAGGGCCGCCGCCGAGAGGCTGGCCAGCCAGGATGTGCCCAGCCGCCTGACGCTGCCGTCGGCAGCGCCGGCGATGTGCCGGCGGGCGACCTCCTCGGCATAGGCCTGAACGCGGCGGGCGTGCCCGCGGGAGCGAGGGTGCCGCGTGTCGATCGCCAGGGCAAAGGCTTCCATGGTGCGCTGGTGGAGGTTCTGCAGTTCGGCGTGGTGGCGTTCGTGGACGGCGATCTTCTCGAACTGGGTCCAGACCACGAAGTACACGACGGCCAGGGCGGGAAGGCCCACGGCCAGGGCCAGGTTCCCCCAACGGGCGTGGAGCATCCAGGCCAGCAGGGCCGTTCCGGCGCTGAAGGTGCAGGAGAGCAGCGTCCAGGAGGTCTCCCGCCACGCGCGCCAGAACGGCTTGCCCTTGGCCAGGGCGTCGGCGCCGGCGACCACCCCGGAGTTGACCGCGAAGAAGGCCAGGCAGGCCATCATCGTGGCGGTCACCAGGTTCTCGGCGTGAGTGCCGGCCGAGCGAAATCCGGTGGGAGCCAGCGCTTCGAAGACGAAGGCGGCGATGCCGAGAGACAGGCTCATCATCGCGCCGTTGGCCAGGCGCAGCCTCAGGCGGCGGGTGTGCCGCGCCGAGGAGAGCAGACCGTCGAGACCGGCGAGGAAGGCGGCGGGAAACGGCCCGAGAAAGATCAGGACGCCGAAGACCAGGGGCTCCGAGACGGAGAGCACCACGCCGCGGCGAGGCATGCGCAGCGACATGCGGCCGAAGAGGGCGATCAGCAGCAGGCAGGCTCCCACAAGGCCGAGGGTTTCCAGGTCGGCACGCAGCAGCTCGAAGCAGGCGGCGAAAAACACCGCGACGCCGAGGGCGGTGACCGTATCCCGCAACCAGTGGGAACATTTCTCTGATGCTGGCAAGAAAGCCTCCGCGCTGGCTGTTACAAGAGGCGTGCCAGCGCTGCGGGAAGCCCCGGGATGCGGCGAACACCCGCGGAACACGGAAGTGAAACCGTCCGGCCTTGGGGTGGCCAGATTCGGCGGGAAGGGCGGTCCTGTCCGGTCTTCGGACGACTTGTCCGCGTCGGGCCGGGCGACCCATATTCGCCGGGAGCCCGCGCGAGAGCTCCGGGAGAGGTTTTCGTGACCCAGGTCCAGGCGCCGCCAGGCGAGCAATTGCTCTTTCAGGCAGTGGTCGACGCCCTGCCCATGTCCCTGCACGTGATCGACCGCGACTTTCGCATCGTGGTCTGGAACCGCCGCCGGGAAGAGGGTCCCTTCGGTCGGCCCCGGGGGGAGGTCCTGGGTCGTGATCTTTTCGCCGTCATCGGCGAGGACGCGGCCATCCGCCGGGAGTACGAACAAATCTTCGCCGGTGGTCAGGCGCAGGTTTCCGAAGTGGTTTCGCACAGTGGATGCGGACCGCGGATCTTCAGCGTGGAGAAGGTGCCGATGCGGGTCGGCGAGGGCGAGGAGATCAGTCACGTGATCACCTTCGCCCGTGACATCACCCGCCAGCGGGCTCTCGAGCGCGCGGTGGTGCAGTCGGAGAAGATGGCGGCCATCGGCCAGCTCACGGCGGGCATCGCCCACGAGATCAACAACCCCCTGGCGACCATCGCCGGTTGCGCCGAATCCATGCGTTCCCGGCTCGCGGAGGCGGTCAACGACGCCGAGCGCTCGGAGATCCAGGAAGACGCGCTGGTCATCGAGGAGGAGGCCTACCGTCTCAAGGGCGTCCTGCAGAACCTGCTGGAACTCTCACGGCGAGGGCCGGCGGACGGACCGGCCTACTGCGATCCCTGTCGCGTGGCGGAACGGACCGTGAACCTGGTGCGTCACAACCCGGCCATGGCGGGTATCACGCTGGAACTGGAGTGCGCCGAGAGCGTGCCACCGGTCAGCGCCAACGAGGATCACCTGGTGCAGGTGATGCTGGCCCTCCTGTCGAACGC is a genomic window containing:
- a CDS encoding lipopolysaccharide kinase InaA family protein, with amino-acid sequence MRPPPEGFVLQLLDAGGAWWRRDLATALREAGLDRPWTLVGARPDLPGTGRGPRGAVETAAGRAWIKQCLRGGFPARFNAERYFSLDRFRRELEVTGKALAAGLPVLPTWGLVFRRARPGWRVWQITPLVEQAPDLARWFSGSLAAEEAAGLLEAAVALAARLHGAGLYHHDLNLGNLLARARREGGWELTVIDLDRALWYEGGVPRSRRRRVFERLERSWRKILGPDGPVPARRRREIFDAYRDVAPDSV
- a CDS encoding diguanylate cyclase gives rise to the protein MPASEKCSHWLRDTVTALGVAVFFAACFELLRADLETLGLVGACLLLIALFGRMSLRMPRRGVVLSVSEPLVFGVLIFLGPFPAAFLAGLDGLLSSARHTRRLRLRLANGAMMSLSLGIAAFVFEALAPTGFRSAGTHAENLVTATMMACLAFFAVNSGVVAGADALAKGKPFWRAWRETSWTLLSCTFSAGTALLAWMLHARWGNLALAVGLPALAVVYFVVWTQFEKIAVHERHHAELQNLHQRTMEAFALAIDTRHPRSRGHARRVQAYAEEVARRHIAGAADGSVRRLGTSWLASLSAAALLHDIGKLGVPDQLLSKPPEELSERETERLRRHPAIGAAILGGIPFPFPLGKAIRHHHERWDGLGYPDGLRDEQIPLAARLIALADTLDHLHITYVGPEHRRLETMRLRMAELAGRQLDPTLVEIYCDQAAEIEEAVAARISADGPTQETSQETEALEDIDRAQKEAGVLYDLARQVGSTLDLQDTAITVLHRLVELMPATSACLYVYDDQARMLLPQAAIGPLSDILDIRRFAPGEGTIGWCYETGEPLLDADPRVDLGRQVASGERPPVSQAVIPIADETGTSGVIAFFAEQARVFDPDQLRVLDTVVPQIARALANARLYESTRTTSMTDALTSLPNSRFLYSQFDKELARATRKGLPLSVVVLDLDGFKPINDTYGHQAGDAVLRRVAALLREAFRHEDIVCRYAGDEFVALLPETSPEEAERIVRRVQQTLASTQIPVKSGNREHHVSVGISAGWACFPLDGTTLEELVHRADKEMYRDKSRRYTESGATSR
- a CDS encoding ATP-binding protein yields the protein MTQVQAPPGEQLLFQAVVDALPMSLHVIDRDFRIVVWNRRREEGPFGRPRGEVLGRDLFAVIGEDAAIRREYEQIFAGGQAQVSEVVSHSGCGPRIFSVEKVPMRVGEGEEISHVITFARDITRQRALERAVVQSEKMAAIGQLTAGIAHEINNPLATIAGCAESMRSRLAEAVNDAERSEIQEDALVIEEEAYRLKGVLQNLLELSRRGPADGPAYCDPCRVAERTVNLVRHNPAMAGITLELECAESVPPVSANEDHLVQVMLALLSNAADAVGKDGRVRVDVRAAGDDEVVLSVEDDGPGVPPEIRDRVFEPFFTTKPPGEGTGLGLAVAYGLVQAHGGRLELASSSGRGTCFDVRLPVASRAGAESE